One segment of Mycobacterium spongiae DNA contains the following:
- the glgX gene encoding glycogen debranching protein GlgX encodes MSSNPAADSGAPTLPTVWPGNAYPLGASYDGAGTNFSLFSEIAEKVELCLIGDDGTEARVPLDEIDGYVWHAYLPNVSPGQRYGFRVHGPFNPAAGHRCDPSKLLLDPYGKAFDGDFTFDQALFSYDMNAVDPEGSGADTGTPPMVDSLGYTMTSVVINPFFDWAFDRAPLTPYHETVIYEAHVKGMTQTHPGVPQELRGTYAGLAHPVIIDHLKQLNVTAIELMPVHQFLHDFRLLDLGLRNYWGYNTFGFFAPHNRYASTRRAGSAVAEFKMMVRSLHEAGIEVILDVVYNHTAESDHFGPTINFRGIDNTAYYRLVDEDLRLYKDFTGTGNSLNARHPHTLQLIMDSLRYWVTEMHVDGFRFDLAATLARELHDVDRLSAFFDLVQQDPVVSQVKLIAEPWDVGEGGYQVGNFPGLWTEWNGKYRDTVRDYWRGEPATLGEFASRLTGSSDLYETTGRRPSASINFVTAHDGFTLNDLVSYNEKHNEDNGEDNRDGESHNRSWNCGVEGPTDDPDILALRARQMRNIWATLMVSQGTPMISHGDEVGRTQHGNNNVYCQDSELSWMDWTLLDKNAELLAFARKATTLRTRHPVFRRRRFFDGEPIRSGDEIRDIAWLTPDGREMTHEDWGRSFRECVAVFLNGAAITAPDVRGQRVVGDSFLLCFNAHDGDVTFVMPNREYAQEWTADLDTNHPSGDTDLTAAAGAQIAVSARSLLVLRKTL; translated from the coding sequence CCACCTTGCCCACGGTGTGGCCGGGCAACGCCTACCCGCTTGGGGCTTCCTACGACGGAGCTGGCACGAACTTCTCGCTCTTCTCCGAGATCGCCGAGAAGGTGGAGCTATGCCTGATCGGCGATGACGGCACCGAGGCTCGGGTCCCGCTTGACGAGATCGACGGATACGTCTGGCATGCCTATCTGCCCAATGTCAGCCCCGGCCAGCGCTATGGGTTTCGCGTCCACGGTCCGTTCAACCCCGCGGCGGGCCATCGCTGTGACCCCAGCAAGCTATTGCTCGACCCGTATGGAAAGGCATTCGACGGCGACTTCACCTTCGATCAGGCGCTGTTCTCCTACGACATGAATGCCGTTGATCCCGAGGGCAGTGGGGCCGACACCGGCACTCCCCCTATGGTCGACTCTCTGGGTTACACCATGACCAGTGTGGTGATCAACCCATTCTTTGACTGGGCCTTCGATCGGGCGCCCTTGACTCCGTATCACGAAACGGTCATCTACGAGGCACACGTCAAAGGCATGACGCAGACTCATCCGGGGGTGCCGCAAGAGCTGCGAGGCACCTACGCTGGGCTGGCCCACCCGGTGATCATCGACCACCTCAAGCAGCTCAACGTCACTGCCATCGAACTGATGCCGGTGCACCAATTCCTGCACGACTTTCGGCTACTCGATCTCGGCTTACGAAACTACTGGGGTTACAACACATTTGGGTTCTTCGCGCCGCATAACAGGTACGCATCCACCCGTCGAGCCGGCAGTGCGGTAGCCGAGTTCAAGATGATGGTGCGCAGCCTGCACGAGGCCGGGATCGAAGTCATCCTCGATGTGGTCTACAACCACACCGCGGAGTCCGATCATTTCGGTCCGACCATCAATTTCCGCGGCATCGATAACACTGCCTACTACCGGCTCGTCGACGAGGACCTGCGGCTTTACAAAGACTTCACGGGCACCGGCAATAGCCTCAATGCCCGGCACCCACACACCCTCCAGCTGATCATGGACTCCCTGCGCTACTGGGTGACCGAAATGCACGTCGATGGGTTCCGCTTCGACCTGGCCGCGACGCTGGCCCGCGAGCTGCACGACGTCGACCGGCTGTCGGCGTTCTTCGATCTGGTGCAACAGGATCCGGTGGTGAGCCAGGTCAAACTGATCGCCGAGCCATGGGATGTCGGCGAGGGCGGTTATCAGGTTGGCAATTTCCCGGGACTGTGGACGGAGTGGAACGGCAAGTACCGCGACACGGTCCGAGACTACTGGCGCGGCGAGCCGGCCACACTCGGCGAGTTCGCCTCGCGCCTGACCGGGTCGTCAGATCTCTACGAGACGACCGGCCGAAGACCGAGCGCCAGCATCAACTTCGTCACCGCGCACGACGGCTTCACGCTCAACGATCTGGTGTCCTACAACGAGAAACACAACGAGGACAACGGCGAGGACAACCGCGATGGCGAGAGCCACAACCGATCGTGGAATTGCGGCGTCGAAGGCCCCACCGACGACCCCGACATCCTGGCGTTGCGTGCCCGACAGATGCGCAATATCTGGGCCACGCTCATGGTGAGCCAGGGCACACCGATGATTTCGCACGGCGACGAGGTCGGGCGCACCCAGCACGGCAACAACAATGTCTACTGCCAGGACTCCGAGTTGTCCTGGATGGACTGGACTTTGCTTGACAAGAACGCCGAGCTGCTGGCCTTTGCCCGAAAAGCGACGACGTTGCGCACGAGGCATCCGGTGTTCCGACGACGCCGGTTCTTCGATGGCGAACCGATCCGAAGCGGCGACGAGATACGCGACATCGCCTGGCTGACGCCCGACGGCCGGGAGATGACACACGAGGACTGGGGCCGAAGCTTCCGCGAGTGTGTGGCGGTCTTCCTGAACGGAGCGGCCATTACCGCGCCCGATGTACGGGGCCAGCGGGTGGTTGGCGACTCATTCTTGTTGTGTTTCAACGCCCACGACGGTGATGTGACGTTCGTGATGCCGAACCGCGAGTATGCCCAAGAATGGACTGCAGACCTGGATACCAACCATCCCAGCGGTGACACTGACCTGACCGCGGCTGCCGGCGCACAGATCGCCGTCTCCGCCCGCTCGCTGCTTGTTCTCCGTAAGACCCTGTAG